The Cellulophaga lytica DSM 7489 nucleotide sequence TAACTCAAAAATGGGGCGACAGTCCAAATGCTATTTACAAACATATGCACGAGTTTTATGGAGCAGATGTGGTAAACCATCCTGTTAGTTTTTATGTGCTTAAAACCGCAGATAAAAAAATAGCTTTTCAAGTATCCTCTAACTCCAAAACCATTTCAGTTGTAGAAAATAAAGCGTTTGTACAAACAATACAAAAAGTTACTGCAGAGGATATTTTAAAAGAAATTACAGATAAAGGTATTGCTACATTACATATTAATTTTGATACTGGTAAATCTAGAATTAAGGCAGATTCTTATGAAGTAATTAGTGAAATATCTAAAATGATGAAATCTAATCCAGAACTAAAAATTAGTATTGAAGGGCACACAGATAATGTAGGTGACGCTTCTTCTAACCTAAAACTATCTAAAAACAGAGCACAAGCCGTACTAATGGCTATTGTAGAAGAAGGTATTAATGAGACCCGTTTAAAAAGTGAAGGATTTGGACAAACAAAACCTTTAGATGATAATACTACAGAAGAGGGTAAAGCACAAAATAGAAGAGTAGAGCTAAGAAAAATATAGTATATGTAAAGTAGCCTTTTATAGCAATTTGTAATAAGTTTTGTTAAAGGGTTATTTATAAGGAAACAGAGCCTCTGAATTTTTTATTCAGAGGCTATTGTTTTTTAATATCCTATAAATTTATTACAACTTTGTTGCATTAATAAAATACATCCTTATATTTGCAACCTTGTTGCATTAAATATAGTTTATTTTGAAATTAACGTTAAACAGGCCAGATACTTTTGGTGCACTTGCCAGTGCCTTATGCTTAGTTCATTGCTTTGCTACACCTTTTATTTTTATAGTACATAGTTGTGCTGCTGGTGGCTGTGTAACTAGTCCGGTATGGTGGCGTAGCTTAGATTATATTTTTTTAATTATTTCATTTTTAGCGGTATTGCAATCTGCAAAAAATACCTCTAAAAATTTTATGAAACCTTTACTTTGGGCAAGCTGGTTTAGCCTGTTTTTTTTAATTGTAAACGAAAAAATACAGTTACTTTCTTTACCAGAAACCGTAACTTATATTATAGCTATTGTACTTGCTGCATTGCATATTTATAACTTAAAATATTGCCAGTGTAAAACCAATAATTGTTGTAGTAATAATGGATAAAAATAATATAGAAACAGTAGGAGATAACCATATAGCTACAAGTGTAGATACTCCTTTGCGTAAAAATGCTTTTCTAAAGTCTGATGATGAAAAGATAAGCGCTATTCAGCATCACTTTAAAAAAATAATGGAAGAGTTAGGTTTAGATATTACAGACGATAGCTTATCTGGTACGCCATATAGAGTTGCAAAAATGTATGTTAAAGAACTTTTTTATGGTTTAGATCCTAAAAACAAGCCAAAATTATCTGTTTTTGAAAACAAGTATGCTTACAATAAAATGTTGGTAGAGCAAAACATTACTATAGACTCCTCTTGTGAGCATCATTTTTTACCAATAACGGGTTTTGCACACATTGCATATGTGCCAAAAGATAAGGTTATTGGGTTATCTAAAATAAATAGGTTGGTAGATTATTATGCGCACAGACCACAGGTACAAGAGCGTTTGTCTTTGCAAATATTAAAAGACCTTCAAAATACATTAGAGACACAAGATGTTATAGTTATGGTAACAGCAAAACACTTATGTGTATCATCTAGAGGCATAAAAGACAAAAATAGCTTTACCACTACAATAGAATACGGTGGTTGTTTTACCAATGAGCAAACCAGAAACGACTTTTTAAAAATAATAGAGAAAACAACGGT carries:
- a CDS encoding OmpA family protein, yielding MKNISILASLLVALAFISCKNDKKTEKNELQEPVKKEEAVTKKDVQTDKPDNTNVKEFLWDNIPESTLDIGAYPYITPPKGMIVDKDGSESFEFDKLEFFDGNTFFVLDGRVERMQIKMEGDKEWQQYLFDKSVSEYLKSIGANLIFEGQIPSELTQKWGDSPNAIYKHMHEFYGADVVNHPVSFYVLKTADKKIAFQVSSNSKTISVVENKAFVQTIQKVTAEDILKEITDKGIATLHINFDTGKSRIKADSYEVISEISKMMKSNPELKISIEGHTDNVGDASSNLKLSKNRAQAVLMAIVEEGINETRLKSEGFGQTKPLDDNTTEEGKAQNRRVELRKI
- a CDS encoding MerC domain-containing protein; this encodes MKLTLNRPDTFGALASALCLVHCFATPFIFIVHSCAAGGCVTSPVWWRSLDYIFLIISFLAVLQSAKNTSKNFMKPLLWASWFSLFFLIVNEKIQLLSLPETVTYIIAIVLAALHIYNLKYCQCKTNNCCSNNG
- the folE gene encoding GTP cyclohydrolase I FolE; the encoded protein is MDKNNIETVGDNHIATSVDTPLRKNAFLKSDDEKISAIQHHFKKIMEELGLDITDDSLSGTPYRVAKMYVKELFYGLDPKNKPKLSVFENKYAYNKMLVEQNITIDSSCEHHFLPITGFAHIAYVPKDKVIGLSKINRLVDYYAHRPQVQERLSLQILKDLQNTLETQDVIVMVTAKHLCVSSRGIKDKNSFTTTIEYGGCFTNEQTRNDFLKIIEKTTV